Proteins co-encoded in one Fusarium musae strain F31 chromosome 3, whole genome shotgun sequence genomic window:
- the PRE9 gene encoding Proteasome subunit alpha type-3 (MEROPS:MER0000554) translates to MSRRYDSRTTIFSPEGRLYQVEYALEAISHAGTAIGILAKDGIVLAAERKVTSKLLEQDTSAEKLYILNECANPPLSTSLG, encoded by the exons ATGTCTCGCCGTTACGATTCCCGA ACAACCATCTTTTCACCAGAGGGACGTCTGTACCAGGTCGAATATGCTCTAGAAGCCATCTCACACGCAGGTACAGCCATTGGCATCCTGGCAAAGGATGGTATCGTCTTAGCTGCCGAGCGAAAGGTCACCTCGAAGCTTTTGGAGCAAGACACCTCCGCCGAGAAGCTCTACATCTTGAACGAGTGCGCAAACCCTCCTTTGTCTACCTCGCTAGGTTGA
- a CDS encoding hypothetical protein (EggNog:ENOG41~antiSMASH:Cluster_3.3) gives MKHPDDSGPTATGPQSARPRASLSVSASASHNPRRLPVNPRRHKVAPEHRKRVATACSGEHPCRQCQSSSRDCIYPLPVEKVSITRSELEDLKHKVELYERVLRDTVPAAVSNAVPDSASRQELSDLLGWTASNHEIGSSAVSLAAQTTPTIDATTHIGRVPPELPQLQYPSIHRQFQQQPPHLHLQPQLSDTRIQEPSYGLSRTHSIQLSHPGATPQNRQDDEENLVSTEGRLLHDPDGYARFLGETSGATFLDYLKEFMTTVLPLAYQNLRPGSDGSAFLSSLGRYQTYDSRPLHDRDVDPTWFPTPSEMDSMLSELRYFIQDGNCQWPSGGIYWWGDLSSTPTIPSMERDSVNLRLAKCRHLAFYQTAFAVVSQAMIMPPQDISIDPHLSENYFSRARMLLGNPLDITRFTPNEVSVLTLMGFYLIEMNRRDAAYICVSNAMHISIMHGAHRGWLDESGKRVFWTLYVLDRYLSCLMGRPPTIMDDAIRLPLPCDAP, from the exons ATGAAGCATCCCGACGACTCTGGCCCAACTGCAACTGGACCACAATCGGCTCGACCTCGGGCTTCCCTCTCTgtttctgcctctgcctcccATAATCCACGACGGCTTCCTGTCAATCCCCGCCGGCACAAGGTTGCTCCCGAGCATCGCAAGCGTGTCGCTACAGC GTGCTCTGGTGAGCACCCGTGTCGCCAATGCCAATCCTCTTCGCGCGACTGCATATACCCTCTGCCTGTTGAGAAGGTGAGCATCACGCGCTCAGAGCTCGAGGATTTGAAACACAAGGTCGAGCTCTATGAACGTGTTCTTCGAGACACTGTCCCAGCAGCTGTATCAAACGCCGTCCCGGATTCTGCAAGCCGCCAAGAACTTTCAGATTTGCTTGGTTGGACCGCCTCTAACCATGAAATTGGATCATCGGCTGTTAGTCTAGCGGCACAGACAACGCCAACGATAGATGCAACAACGCATATCGGGCGAGTGCCTCCTGAgcttcctcagcttcagtATCCCAGTATACATCGACAATTCCAGCAACAGccgcctcatcttcatcttcaacctcagctATCAGATACTCGAATACAGGAACCCAGCTATGGATTATCTCGAACACATTCTATCCAGCTTTCACATCCCGGGGCGACGCCTCAAAATCGgcaggatgacgaggagaacTTGGTATCAACCGAGGGTCGCCTTTTGCATGACCCTGACGGCTATGCTCGTTTCCTAGGTGAGACCAGCGGCGCAACTTTCCTCGACTACTTGAAGGAATTCATGACTACAGTTCTGCCTCTCGCGTATCAAAATCTGCGTCCAGGTTCTGATGGAAGTGCGTTTTTATCAAGTCTCGGTCGTTACCAGACCTACGACTCGCGACCTTTGCATGATCGAGACGTTGACCCGACATGGTTTCCTACACCCTCAGAGATGGACTCAATGTTATCCGAGCTTCGTTACTTCATCCAAGACGGTAACTGCCAATGGCCAAGCGGAGGAATCTACTGGTGGGGGGATCTCTCTTCGACACCGACAATACCATCCATGGAACGAGACTCGGTAAACTTACGTCTCGCTAAGTGCCGTCATTTGGCTTTCTATCAGACTGCATTTGCTGTGGTATCTCAAGCCATGATCATGCCGCCTCAGGATATCTCTATAGACCCTCATCTCAGTGAGAACTACTTCAGTCGGGCCCGTATGCTCCTCGGGAACCCGCTTGACATTACACGCTTTACGCCCAACGAAGTATCGGTGTTGACATTAATGGGGTTCTACCTGATAGAGATGAACCGCCGTGATGCCGCATATATTTGCGTGAGTAACGCTATGCACATCAGCATCATGCACGGCGCACATAGGGGCTGGCTTGACGAGAGTGGCAAACGCGTATTCTGGACGCTGTATGTACTGGATCGCTATTTAAGCTGCCTCATGGGGAGACCCCCGACCATCATGGACGACGCAATCCGGTTGCCCCTTCCTTGCGATGCTCCGTAG
- a CDS encoding hypothetical protein (antiSMASH:Cluster_3.3): MLKSTHTPSAAALAPLPPGWSEHIAPTGHTYYYNAETKESTYKRPGAQPPPQPAQPPAPAYPGYGSIPHLADPNVANAYMAQFNQGNNGQRYNNSSRGGHGGGRGGFEGRPRPQPVDKPRRKEPIPGCEPWILVYTKYSRRFVYNPVKNASYWRIPEKLMPAILELDKARLRQKATGGNQGKEHKQDEKQQEQATPQKKDTPVAGLDDDSEYEEVEVTDDEGEGDGEHPSKRQRTADPDADEDAPMEFTEADFAAQLQAMGDDYGLEPGDYDDGNAEEWPEGAEGVPLSVDDAKYLFKDLLNDFNINPYSPWEKLLEEGKIIDDLRYTALSTTKARRDCWDEWTREKIAELKEQRARQEKRDPRIAYMAFLQEKATPKLYWPEFKRKYKKEDVMKDHKITDKDREKAYREHIGRLKMPQSKLKSDLTALLKAQPVHLLNNKSLSTGLPDPVLTDIRFISLEPKIRDPLIEAYVSNLPPPPEDLDAARDNEEKRKQRESREKREKALEERNRVVEEQKKKRDREVAASKARLRDEERELEMAMKIGKQGLQSQLASMKVAEKEP, from the coding sequence ATGCTCAAGTCGACACACACACCATCGGCAGCCGCTCTGGCACCGCTCCCGCCAGGATGGAGCGAGCATATCGCACCGACTGGGCATACATACTATTACAACGCTGAAACAAAGGAATCAACATACAAGCGTCCAGGAGCCCAGCCGCCTCCACAGCCAGCGCAACCACCAGCTCCCGCATATCCTGGTTATGGCTCAATACCACACTTAGCCGATCCCAACGTTGCTAATGCTTACATGGCACAATTCAACCAAGGCAATAATGGGCaaaggtataataatagttcaCGAGGTGGGCATGGAGGAGGTCGTGGAGGCTTCGAAGGTCGACCGCGCCCACAGCCTGTTGACAAGCCGAGGAGAAAGGAGCCGATTCCAGGTTGTGAACCATGGATTCTCGTATATACCAAGTACTCGAGGCGCTTCGTATACAACCCTGTCAAGAATGCCAGCTACTGGCGCATACCGGAGAAGTTGATGCCAGCCATTTTGGAGCTTGACAAGGCACGGCTAAGGCAGAAAGCAACAGGAGGGAATCAAGGAAAGGAGCATAAACAAGATGAAAAGCAGCAAGAACAAGCAACACCGCAAAAGAAGGACACCCCGGTGGCTGGATTGGACGACGATAGCGAATATGAAGAGGTCGAGGTGACGGACGACGAAGGCGAAGGCGATGGAGAACACCCCTCCAAAAGGCAACGGACTGCAGATCCTGATGCAGACGAAGATGCCCCTATGGAATTCACAGAAGCTGATTTTGCAGCTCAGTTACAGGCCATGGGAGACGATTACGGCCTTGAACCGGGCGACTACGACGACGGAAACGCTGAAGAATGGCCTGAAGGTGCCGAGGGAGTGCCTCTATCCGTAGACGACGCGAAATATTTGTTCAAGGATCTCTTGAacgacttcaacatcaacccaTACAGTCCGTGGGAGAAACTCCTGGAGGAAGGCAAAATCATCGATGACCTGCGATATACAGCACTCAGCACCACGAAAGCACGCCGGGATTGTTGGGACGAGTGGACGCGTGAGAAGATCGCAGAGTTGAAGGAGCAACGAGCCAGGCAGGAAAAGCGGGATCCTCGTATTGCTTACATGGCATTCCTGCAAGAAAAGGCGACACCGAAGTTGTACTGGCCCGAGTTCAAGAGGAAATACAAGAAAGAGGACGTCATGAAAGATCACAAGATCACCGACAAGGATCGCGAGAAGGCATACCGAGAACACATTGGTCGCCTCAAAATGCCCCAATCCAAACTCAAGTCCGATCTTACTGCCCTGCTTAAGGCCCAGCCGGTGCACTTACTAAACAACAAGTCGCTATCTACCGGCTTACCCGACCCGGTCCTCACCGACATTCGCTTCATATCCCTCGAGCCCAAGATCCGCGATCCTTTGATCGAGGCTTACGTGAGCAATCTGCCTCCCCCACCAGAGGACCTAGATGCAGCCAGGGACAACGAAGAGAAACGAAAGCAGCGCGAGTCACGCGAGAAGCGTGAGAAGGCACTGGAGGAGAGAAACCGTGTGGTGGAGGAACAGAAAAAGAAGCGCGATCGAGAGGTGGCGGCTAGTAAAGCCCGGttgagagatgaagaaagggagttggagatggccATGAAGATAGGAAAGCAAGGATTGCAGAGCCAGTTGGCCAGCATGAAGGTTGCAGAAAAGGAACCATGA
- a CDS encoding hypothetical protein (EggNog:ENOG41~MEROPS:MER0000554), with the protein MICAVAGMTADANILINYARQAAQRYLLTYNEDIPCEQLVRRLCDLKQGYTQHGGLRPFGVSFIYAGWDPRRQFQLYLSNPSGNYGGWKATSAGANNASAQSLLKQDYKEDCTLKEACGMAVKVLSKTMDSTKLSSEKIEFATVGQTEDGKIYHRLWSADEITALLKEHDLAKNEETEEK; encoded by the exons ATGATTTGCGCCGTCGCTGGCATGACCGCCGATGCCAACATTCTTATCAACTACGCCCGACAAGCCGCTCAGCGATACCTCCTCACTTATAACGAAGACATTCCTTGCGAACAGCTTGTGCGTCGACTTTGCGATCTTAAGCAGGGATACACCCAACACGGTGGCCTACGACCCTTCGGTGTGTCTTTCATCTACGCCGGTTGGGATCCTCGTAGACAATTCCAGCTCTATCTCAGCAACCCCTCTGGCAACTATGGTGGCTGGAAGGCTACAAGTGCGGGTGCCAACAACGCAAGCGCACAGAGTCTCCTCAAGCAGGATTACAAGGAAGACTGCACTCTGAAGGAAGCTTGCGGCATGGCGGTCAAGGTTCTCAGCAAGACGATGGATTCTACCAAGCTGAGCAGCGAGAAGA TTGAATTCGCGACAGTAGGACAGACCGAGGACGGCAAGATTTACCACCGCCTGTGGAGTGCCGATGAGATTACGGCGTTGTTGAAGGAGCATGACCTGGCAAAGAACGAGGAGACAGAGGAAAAGTAA
- a CDS encoding hypothetical protein (EggNog:ENOG41) — protein sequence MKPVATSPEQLTSQVHRLSFASPRLENAGCLAPGEDVNRSYPAMFVTTDARSAASPIAPSNPQEVACLNFATGDVCPGSSLRTSAVSCIRLRSALLSPSLEDLPNEVLFHIMGFLDVNDLLSTSRRARINLPSRLSSPSRPTLADLIARSIFMTHTSIVSRKLARSLVSIRLSRRLAARPSAAALVERSVLPKECVPGMTSVHVAPAIVAKKKAIEKERVKDGLRQWIASRWKREVKERQDGVRKWEESRGIGRVWRLRKFWERVSRGEERDSAW from the exons ATGAAGCCTGTTGCCACATCGCCTGAACAGCTCACCTCACAGGTACATCGGCTGTCGTTCGCTTCACCCCGTCTCGAGAACGCTGGCTGTTTAGCTCCGGGCGAGGATGTCAACAGATCCTACCCTGCGATGTTCGTGACCACTGATGCCCGATCTGCAGCCAGCCCAATCGCCCCCAGCAACCCTCAAGAGGTAGCCTGCCTGAACTTTGCGACTGGTGACGTTTGCCCAGGCTCATCGCTTAGGACAAGCGCTGTCAGTTGTATCAGACTGCGAAGTGCCCTTCTTTCGCCCTCCCTCGAGGACCTGCCAAACGAGGTTTTGTTTCACATTATGGGTTTCCTGGACGTCAACGACCTTCTGTCAACGTCGAGA CGAGCCCGAATTAACCTTCCATCACGCCTATCGTCACCATCACGTCCAACGCTGGCTGATCTCATTGCTCGTTCAATCTTCATGACACATACTTCCATAGTTTCTCGAAAGTTAGCCCGATCCTTGGTATCAATCCGATTGTCTCGCCGCTTGGCAGCCAGACCCTCGGCCGCAGCCTTGGTTGAGCGTTCTGTTTTACCCAAGGAGTGCGTGCCTGGTATGACGTCAGTGCATGTGGCGCCAGCAATtgtcgccaagaagaaggcaatcgagaaagagagagtTAAGGACGGATTGCGACAGTGGATCGCGTCGAGATGGAAGCGTGAAGTCAAAGAGCGCCAAGATGGCGTAAGAAAATGGGAGGAGAGCCGTGGCATAGGACGCGTGTGGCGCCTCCGTAAGTTTTGGGAAAGAGTTAGTCGTGGCGAGGAGCGAGACAGTGCTTGGTAA
- a CDS encoding hypothetical protein (EggNog:ENOG41~antiSMASH:Cluster_3.3~SMCOG1106:major facilitator transporter), whose translation MSDREALQPNKSSKTPSNHPAAYSVEQNKERSRALNQKLDFALLPLLSLLYLFNGLDRGNVGNAETQGFTTDIGAEPDDLNEAVSLFFVTFVVLQPVSAAAGRYIGAKHWIPFLMFGWGAVTIGQAFIKGRGALIATRLLIGAFEAGFYPTAVAYLSFFYPRYDFCVRLALFYGQYAIAGAFSGSISYGIFHLRGGGLKNWQYLFLIEGALTCFFAIVAWLWLPKGPGSAWFLRPDEREFAVERMKQDNAEFVQHEYSEDGIEENRLSKRDFVETMKDWKLWTVLLLNICASVPSGAFSVFLPLVVQGLGYESILANLMTVPPFVCGALGLYAFALSSDHFKERGYHILGGLVIGIIGLIFTVTISSSTGQYVSLCVLLSGVYISAPLTMAWLSGNTPEPGKRALVLGVNGFGNLGGVIGAQLYRQRYKPHYKFPFYVTLGFLAIALVGYLSYRFMLAAVNKRKQTILSTMSPEEIESERLNDRRYADKKLTFMYGL comes from the exons ATGTCCGACCGGGAAGCCCTCCAGCCGAACAAGTCGAGCAAGACTCCATCGAACCATCCCGCTGCCTACTCAGTCGAGCAGAACAAAGAGAGAAGTCGGGCGCTCAATCAGAAGCTCGATTTTGCGTTGCTTCCGCTTCTTTCACTTCTATATCTATTCAATGGTCTAGATCGTGGCAACGTCGGTAATGCCGAAACACAAG GTTTTACCACAGACATAGGGGCTGAGCCTGATGATTTGAATGAAGCGGTCTCTCTATTCTTCGTCACTTTTGTTGTCTTGCAGCCCGTTTCTGCCGCAGCTGGCCGTTATATTGGTGCTAAGCATTGGATCCCTTTTTTAATG TTTGGCTGGGGTGCAGTAACAATTGGTCAAGCATTCATCAAAGGACGTG GGGCGCTCATCGCCACACGCTTGCTCATTGGTGCTTTTGAAGCGGGCTTCTATCCCACAGCCGTAGCGTATTTGTCATTCTTCTATCCCCGTTACGACTTTTGTGTTAGACTCGCTCTATTCTACGGACAGTATGCCATCGCTGGAGCCTTCTCAGGTTCGATCT CATACGGCATTTTCCATCTCCGTGGTGGTGGTCTTAAGAACTGGCAatatctcttcctcatcgaggGAGCACTGACATGCTTCTTTGCCATCGTTGCTTGGCTATGGCTACCTAAAGGCCCTGGCTCTGCATGGTTTCTTCGTCCAGATGAACGAGAGTTTGCTGTCGAACGCATGAAGCAAGACAACGCCGAGTTCGTACAGCATGAGTACAGCGAAGATGGTATTGAAGAGAACCGCTTGAGCAAGAGAGATTTTGTGGAAACGATGAAAGACTGGAAGCTGTGGACTGTCCTTCTGCTCAACATCTGCGCCAGTGTCCCCAGCGGTGCATTCTCGGTTTTCCTGCCCCTTGTTGTTCAGGGGCTGGGTTATGAGTCTATCCTTGCCAACCTG ATGACAGTTCCGCCCTTCGTCTGTGGTGCTCTCGGCCTGTATGCCTTTGCGCTAAGTTCGGATCACTTCAAGGAACGGGGATACCACATCTTGGGCGGCCTGGTTATTGGTATCATTGGCTTGATCTTTACTGTTACAATCTCCTCGAGTACCGGGCAGTACGTTTCACTTTGTGTGCTCCTATCTGGTGTATACATTTCGGCTCCTCTCACCATGGCATGGCTCAGTGGCAACACGCCTGAGCCTGGCAAGCGAGCTCTTGTGCTTGGCGTCAATGGTTTCGGTAATCTCGGAGGCGTGATCGGGGCGCAGTTGTACCGACAACGATATAAGCCCCATTACAAATTTCCATTTTACGTCACCCTGGGTTTCCTTGCCATTGCTTTGGTCGGATATTTGTCTTATCGATTCATGCTTGCAGCGGTCAACAAACGCAAGCAGACGATATTGAGCACCATGTCACCAGAGGAGATCGAGAGTGAGAGACTCAACGACCGCCGATACGCAGACAAGAAGTTGACTTTCATGTATGGGCTATGA
- a CDS encoding hypothetical protein (antiSMASH:Cluster_3.3): protein MAPLKHREVATSFIFRFPADGEAKKPQVALFRRSSHVNTYQHKYAGISGSVDDTDADPLATAWRELAEETTLAHDSLRLFRKGKPFSFADESIGREWTVNPFGFLLKSESDGGRGEAGIKIDWEHEGYEWFDPDAINDSDDFEGVPRILESLRRVWFNVDLGQEAGNTLSRGLVALQEDHESGARQLATKALDTYIDVMKQVDFTDQVQWWNNIRFAGWHLWKNGRESMGASILNVVLSALDIVQDGIPPRGPPDKSSIDNIVRALGDYARDRQNTTSRTGAVFQTFIEQHLSGDGPLKILTFSSSSTITSAITHIMGNTSRPVEVHVLESRPLFEGVKMAQSIASCANNSKAKTRLIIHTDASVGIAAKDIDIVLIGADLIDRTAAVSNKVGSLPAVLTAKYVSQKAKIIVLSEKEKVLPFAPPGQEENDACEVMQAWGDFSSAVREVPHSLVTVKNVYFEWVSPDLIDHYITEDGVTGRAGISSYAQEVEKKADQYFTNL from the exons ATGGCACCTCTCAAGCACAGAGAGGTCGCGAcgagcttcatcttcagatTCCCCGCTGACGGTGAGGCCAAGAAACCCCAGGTTGCTCTCTTCCGCCGGAGCAGTCACGTAAACACATATCA GCACAAATATGCAGGCATTTCTGGAAGTGTAGATGACACTGACGCGGATCCTCTTGCCACAGCCTGGAGGGAACTTGCTGAGGAAACAACTCTTGCGCATGACTCTTTACGCCTTTTTCGGAAGGGCAAACCCTTCTCGTTCGCTGATGAGTCTATTGGAAGAGAGTGGACTGTCAACCCTTTCGGTTTTCTCCTCAAATCCGAGAGCGACGGTGGCCGCGGTGAGGCTGGCATCAAAATTGACTGGGAGCATGAGGGGTACGAATGGTTCGATCCAGATGCAATCAACGACTCAGATGACTTTGAAGGTGTTCCGCGCATCCTAGAGAGTCTTAGAAGGGTATGGTTCAACGTTGACTTGGGCCAAGAGGCAGGCAACACTCTTAGCCGGGGCTTGGTCGCTCTGCAGGAAGATCACGAAAGCGGAGCGCGCCAGCTAGCCACCAAGGCTCTCGATACATACATCGATGTCATGAAGCAAGTCGATTTCACTGACCAAGTTCAGTGGTGGAACAATATCAGGTTTGCGGGATGGCACCTCTGGAAGAACGGGCGAGAAAGTATGGGCGCATCTATCTTGAACGTTGTTCTATCAGCTTTGGACATAGTTCAAGACGGAATCCCACCCCGCGGCCCACCAGATAAGAGCTCGATCGATAATATCGTCAGAGCCTTGGGGGATTACGCCCGCGACCGACAGAATACCACTTCAAGAACGGGCGCGGTGTTCCAGACTTTCATAGAGCAGCATCTGTCGGGAGACGGGCCACTCAAGATCCTTACCTTCTCCTCTAGCTCAACTATCACCTCGGCCATTACTCACATTATGGGAAATACTTCGCGACCTGTGGAGGTTCATGTGCTCGAATCCCGACCACTCTTCGAAGGTGTCAAGATGGCACAGTCAATTGCTTCATGTGCCAACAattccaaggccaagacccgCTTGATAATCCACACTGATGCAAGTGTTGGCATCGCAGCAAAGGACATAGATATTGTGCTCATCGGGGCGGATCTGATCGACAGAACAGCCGCGGTTAGCAACAAAGTCGGTTCTCTGCCTGCTGTTCTGACAGCCAAGTACGTGTCTCAAAAAGCCAAGATTATCGTTTTGtcagagaaagagaaggtgCTCCCTTTTGCACCGCCAGGTCAGGAGGAAAACGATGCATGCGAGGTTATGCAAGCTTGGGGAGACTTCAGCTCAGCTGTGAGGGAGGTTCCCCACTCTCTGGTCACTGTCAAAAACGTGTACTTCGAGTGGGTGTCACCCGATTTGATCGATCACTACATCACTGAGGACGGCGTCACCGGTCGTGCGGGAATATCGAGCTATGCCCAGGAAGTTGAGAAAAAAGCTGACCAATATTTTACCAATCTCTGA
- a CDS encoding hypothetical protein (EggNog:ENOG41), which produces MSDVRSLLRQQRAARRIEHPYAAYSDAGKLLCTLCHEQIKAESLWDSHVRGEAHKTRLIKAQTTASSNARASQQTSQKRKHDDNEEAIDDKDGDVEMDDGRRKRNKTDGVDGGEDRDNKDQALTPPRLTRRTSTTPSQGVEIQIPSRPATPAHRDGSSASTPGGQLNNLTSQSATASLPSRQASSLTADERLTSAAAIAVDEAEWAAFEADIAATTATYDEDATISAPAMTAEEAAAADAQKEEEAEKRRAQADVDLEDEKEEATRALEEEFEEMEELEARVKRLKDKREALRKRSESFSQENGTGKPPSLGKENLDTPAIEEKEEDDDEEDDEEDDDWDGFRFRTA; this is translated from the coding sequence ATGTCCGACGTACGCTCTCTTTTGCGGCAACAGCGCGCTGCTCGCCGTATCGAACACCCATATGCCGCCTATTCTGATGCAGGCAAACTTCTATGCACCCTCTGCCACGAGCAAATCAAGGCCGAATCGTTATGGGACTCACATGTCCGAGGAGAGGCACACAAAACTCGCTTAATAAAAGCTCAAACGACGGCGTCTTCCAACGCTCGGGCTTCACAACAGACTTCACAAAAACGAAAACACGACGATAACGAGGAGGCTATCGACGATAAAGACGGAGATGTCGAAATGGACGATGGCAGGCGGAAACGAAATAAGACGGATGGAGTGGATGGAGGCGAAGATAGGGATAACAAGGATCAGGCTTTGACACCACCTCGATTGACTAGGAGGACGTCGACTACACCGTCACAAGGGGTTGAGATCCAAATCCCATCGAGACCAGCAACACCAGCCCATCGAGATGGCTCTTCCGCTTCCACCCCTGGAGGTCAGCTTAATAACCTGACCTCACAATCTGCCACTGCATCGCTTCCGTCACGCCAGGCCAGTAGTCTGACTGCAGACGAGCGCCTTACATCTGCGGCAGCAATAGCGGTTGATGAGGCAGAATGGGCAGCATTCGAGGCCGACATTGCTGCTACAACAGCCACATACGATGAAGACGCGACTATATCAGCCCCAGCCATGACGGCGGAGGAAGCTGCCGCCGCCGATGcccagaaggaggaggaggccgagaagcGACGCGCTCAAGCTGATGTCGATCTCGAAGACGAAAAGGAGGAAGCAACACGTGCGCTCGAAGAGGAAtttgaagaaatggaagagcTCGAAGCTCGCGTGAAGCGGTTAAAGGACAAGAGGGAAGCCCTACGGAAACGTAGTGAAAGCTTCAGCCAAGAAAATGGCACTGGAAAACCTCCAAGCTTGGGCAAAGAGAATCTGGACACGCCAGCcattgaagagaaggaagaggacgacgatgaggaggacgacgaagaagatgatgattgggATGGTTTCAGGTTTCGTACAGCCTGA
- a CDS encoding hypothetical protein (EggNog:ENOG41): MPITVILGAQWGDEGKGKLVDGQCQEAQLCARAAGGHNAGHLVRPSFFSELKELEKDLTAVHDRIFVSDRVNILLDLHIAVDGLEEEELGAIGTTRRGMLTPGLHDGLFFSVFIMSSQTLPNLNGVEVPSQCLASDPI, encoded by the exons ATGCCCATAACTGTCATTCTCGGAGCCCAATGGG GTGACGAAGGT AAGGGCAAATTGGTTGATGGACAGTGCCAGGAGGCTCAGCTCTGTGCCCGAGCCGCG GGTGGGCATAACGCTGGGCATCTCGTGCG CCCAAGTTTCTTTAGcgagctcaaggagcttgagaaagaCCTCACTGCGGTCCATGATCGGATCTTTGTTTCTGATAGGGTCAACATTCTCTTGGACCTGCACATCGCAGTGGACGgtctcgaggaggaggaacttGGAG CTATCGGAACAACAAGACGCGGTATGCTCACCCCGGGACTCCATGACGGATTATTCTTTTCTGTTTTCATCATGTCATCGCAAACATTACCAAATCTTAATGGCGTGGAAGTTCCCAGCCAATGTCTTGCCAGCGACCCTATATAA
- a CDS encoding hypothetical protein (EggNog:ENOG41~BUSCO:EOG0926587S), translating to MAEQQQEGHSLSSMFPNPPPFWQDFTTDKISRIQELRTSYIAEHGGDPSTVRVPGIPEDLVNLQPPAEPADGRWRVFGDQYMLDDKLPTLEDQGITNLPSSSQPESKDAKRFDRAFELKRLAKSLLLNFLELSGTLSHNPSHAEAKVQDLRTLFINFHHILNEYRPHQARESVIALMQEHLDRTRAETMAIRIQVDKARRVLDGLGSLSVPDVPKALGQNTEEDDLEALAKQREADVWVATDALFT from the exons ATGGCCGAACAACAGCAAGAGGGCCATTCGCTCTCATCCATGTTCCCTAATCCGCCTCCCTTTTGGCAAGACTTTACAACAGACAAGATTTCTCGAATTCAAGAACTAAGGACTTCATACATCGCGGAACATGGTGGCGATCCTTCGACAGTCCGCGTGCCTGGTATTCCCGAAGATCTCGTCAATCTGCAACCTCCAGCCGAGCCAGCCGATGGACGCTGGCGTGTATTTGGCGATCAGTACATG CTGGACGACAAGCTTCCAACTCTCGAAGACCAGGGGATTACCAATcttccctcatcatcacagccGGAATCCAAGGATGCTAAGCGCTTTGATCGCGCCTTTGAGCTCAAACGGCTAGCTAAATCGCTCTTGTTAAATTTTCTCGAGCTCTCTGGAACGTTATCGCATAACCCATCGCACGCCGAAGCAAAAGTGCAGGACTTGCGCacactcttcatcaacttTCATCACATCCTCAACGAGTACCGGCCACATCAAGCACGCGAATCAGTCATTGCGCTGATGCAAGAGCACCTAGACCGCACGCGAGCTGAGACCATGGCCATACGGATACAGGTGGACAAGGCACGCCGCGTGCTCGATGGCTTGGGCAGCCTAAGCGTACCCGATGTGCCCAAGGCTTTAGGACAGAAcaccgaggaggatgatctGGAGGCGTTGGCGAAACAAAGAGAAGCAGACGTGTGGGTTGCTACAGATGCCTTATTTACTTGA
- a CDS encoding hypothetical protein (EggNog:ENOG41~antiSMASH:Cluster_3.3), with product MSLKHNIQLARQILLVNHPRKLLQAGLHFIFNAAIVLMLQQLVEDLCPSSRSEKVRSLDLDFVIGRFEDESRVGSNYGRDCATVLRDLRVLVQRLPIPVDMSTATRSVNMTQTTTTYDPIANRSHVDMGQQWSDKLTSEALQQPILVDQGHILYNELVSWIDVDWQSNNGYLI from the exons ATGTCCCTTA AACACAACATTCAGCTCGCTCGACAGATCCTACTTGTCAATCATCCTCGAAAGCTGCTCCAAGCCGGTCTTCACTTCATTTTTAACGCTGCCATAGTATTGATGTTACAGCAGCTGGTAGAGGATCTGTGCCCGTCTTCTCGGAGTGAGAAGGTTCGTTCACTTGACCTCGACTTTGTGATTGGGAGGTTCGAGGATGAGAGTCGAGTTGGTAGCAACTACGGCCGGGACTGTGCTACGGTGCTTCGGGATCTTCGCGTTCTTGTGCAGCGTCTTCCTATCCCTGTTGACATGAGCACTGCAACACGTTCCGTCAACATGACACAGACTACGACCACCTACGATCCGATCGCAAATCGATCGCATGTTGACATGGGACAGCAATGGTCAGATAAGCTGACATCAGAGGCACTTCAGCAGCCTATTCTTGTTGATCAAGGCCACATATTATATAATGAGTTGGTTTCGTGGATTGATGTCGATTGGCAATCTAATAATGGGTATCTCATTTGA